The following proteins come from a genomic window of Yinghuangia sp. ASG 101:
- a CDS encoding MFS transporter, which yields MIVRAEDVRAPGWFAAAAGVFAIGMAGTTLPTPLYGLYREQIGFSELMVTIVFAVYAVGVIAALLVAGDFSDILGRRPILFVALGLSVLSAVCFLCEGGLPLLFAGRLLSGFSAGLLSGTATAAVLELAPPDRKPTAALAATAANMGGLGCGPLLSGLLAEYAPWPLRLPYAVHIGLLTIALAVTLALPETVTPRGPRPRLRPQGMVVPKETRAVFVPAGLAAFAGFSVLGLFTAVAPGFLAETLHEDNLAVVGAVVFSVFCASTIGQSLTRRVGTQRALPVGCLVLTAGMGLVAASLAAESLPVLVVGAIVAGLGQGLAFRAALGSVGEVAPEDRRGATISAFFVVAYTGISLPVVGVGALATGIGLRGAGLVFAGCVIVLAAGVAALLLRRLARR from the coding sequence ATGATCGTTCGCGCGGAGGACGTCCGTGCCCCGGGCTGGTTCGCCGCGGCTGCGGGAGTGTTCGCGATCGGTATGGCCGGGACCACGCTGCCGACACCGCTCTACGGGCTCTACCGGGAGCAGATCGGCTTCTCCGAGCTGATGGTGACGATCGTGTTCGCGGTCTACGCCGTCGGGGTGATCGCCGCGCTCCTCGTCGCCGGCGACTTCTCCGACATCCTCGGCCGACGCCCCATCCTCTTCGTCGCCCTGGGACTGTCCGTCCTCAGCGCGGTCTGCTTCCTGTGCGAAGGCGGACTGCCGCTCCTGTTCGCCGGACGCCTGCTCTCCGGCTTCTCCGCCGGACTCCTCAGCGGCACCGCCACCGCCGCCGTGCTCGAACTCGCCCCGCCCGACCGGAAACCGACCGCGGCCCTGGCCGCGACCGCCGCCAACATGGGCGGCCTCGGCTGCGGGCCCCTGCTGTCGGGCCTCCTGGCCGAGTACGCGCCGTGGCCGCTGCGCCTGCCGTACGCCGTCCACATCGGGCTGCTCACGATCGCGCTCGCCGTCACCCTCGCCCTGCCCGAGACCGTGACACCGCGCGGCCCCCGCCCCCGCCTGCGCCCGCAAGGCATGGTCGTGCCGAAGGAGACGCGCGCGGTCTTCGTCCCCGCCGGGCTCGCCGCCTTCGCGGGCTTCTCCGTCCTCGGGCTCTTCACCGCCGTCGCACCGGGCTTCCTCGCCGAAACCCTCCACGAGGACAACCTCGCCGTCGTCGGCGCCGTCGTCTTCTCGGTGTTCTGCGCCTCCACCATCGGCCAGTCCCTCACCCGCCGCGTCGGCACGCAACGCGCCCTGCCCGTCGGCTGCCTCGTGCTGACCGCCGGCATGGGCCTGGTCGCGGCCTCGCTCGCCGCGGAATCCCTGCCGGTGCTGGTCGTGGGCGCGATCGTCGCGGGCCTCGGCCAGGGACTGGCGTTCCGCGCGGCGCTCGGCAGCGTCGGCGAGGTCGCCCCGGAGGACCGGCGCGGCGCCACGATCTCCGCGTTCTTCGTCGTCGCGTACACCGGGATCTCCCTGCCCGTCGTGGGCGTCGGAGCGCTCGCCACCGGAATCGGCCTGCGCGGCGCCGGCCTCGTCTTCGCCGGCTGCGTGATCGTCCTGGCGGCCGGCGTCGCCGCACTGCTGCTGCGCAGGCTCGCGCGTCGGTGA
- a CDS encoding MSMEG_6728 family protein translates to MRTFPPYAGFRASARVLDRRRPGKRRVEAPRVLRGLVVPGYGWRRHSAVRVWAGYEEALVRYGLDVCAVRREQGHRDGCAATLVADFAAFRPGAPCPVRRQSVSAGAGELPPWRGGDAFHRSHRSALVRKDPAYHGPVFPGVPDDLPYVWPASDRADGA, encoded by the coding sequence GTGCGGACTTTCCCGCCGTACGCCGGCTTCCGGGCGTCGGCCCGGGTCCTGGACCGCCGCCGGCCCGGGAAGCGGCGGGTGGAGGCGCCGCGGGTGCTGCGCGGGCTTGTCGTGCCCGGCTACGGGTGGCGCCGGCATTCCGCGGTGCGCGTGTGGGCCGGGTATGAGGAGGCGTTGGTCCGCTACGGCCTCGACGTGTGCGCGGTGCGGCGCGAGCAGGGGCACCGGGACGGCTGCGCGGCAACGCTGGTCGCGGACTTCGCGGCGTTCCGTCCCGGTGCCCCGTGCCCGGTGCGCCGCCAGTCGGTGTCGGCGGGCGCCGGGGAGTTGCCTCCGTGGCGCGGCGGCGACGCGTTTCACCGCAGCCATCGGTCGGCGCTGGTGCGCAAGGACCCGGCCTACCACGGACCGGTGTTCCCCGGGGTGCCGGACGACCTGCCCTACGTGTGGCCCGCGTCCGACCGGGCGGACGGCGCGTGA
- a CDS encoding histidine phosphatase family protein, protein MSGDGFGGEAPGRGDTLAVPFALGGLTAVRHGQSTANAAFEEAARTGATGLPVAGADADVPLSGPGRAQASALGVWLAASAPERRPEVVVCSPYLRARETWSIMAATAAERGRRPPPVLVDGRLRDREMGVFELHPPAAIARRAPGEAERRARSGAWAYRPPGGESLADVALRVGDFLDRLDRAAPGRQVLVVAHDSVVVALRYVIAGIGAPVPDGVAVPNASVSHWAGDGRRLRLVTWADTRHLTGGNAAL, encoded by the coding sequence ATGTCGGGGGACGGCTTCGGGGGTGAGGCGCCGGGTCGCGGGGACACGCTCGCGGTCCCGTTCGCGCTCGGCGGGCTCACCGCCGTCCGACACGGGCAAAGCACCGCGAACGCCGCGTTCGAGGAGGCGGCCCGGACCGGCGCGACCGGTCTGCCGGTGGCGGGGGCGGACGCCGATGTCCCGCTGTCGGGGCCGGGCCGGGCCCAGGCGTCGGCGCTGGGGGTGTGGTTGGCCGCGTCGGCGCCGGAGCGCCGCCCGGAGGTGGTGGTCTGTTCGCCGTATCTGCGGGCCCGCGAGACCTGGTCGATCATGGCGGCGACGGCCGCCGAGCGCGGCCGACGCCCTCCCCCGGTGCTGGTCGACGGCCGCCTGCGCGACCGTGAGATGGGCGTCTTCGAACTCCATCCGCCCGCCGCCATCGCCCGCCGGGCACCGGGTGAGGCCGAGCGGCGGGCACGGTCGGGCGCGTGGGCGTACCGCCCGCCGGGGGGCGAATCCCTCGCCGATGTGGCGCTGCGGGTAGGGGACTTCCTTGACCGCCTCGATCGTGCGGCCCCCGGTCGGCAGGTTCTCGTGGTCGCGCACGACAGTGTCGTGGTGGCGCTGCGGTACGTGATCGCCGGCATCGGCGCGCCCGTCCCGGACGGTGTGGCCGTACCCAACGCGTCGGTGTCCCATTGGGCGGGCGACGGTAGGCGGTTGCGTCTGGTCACGTGGGCCGATACGAGGCACCTGACGGGTGGGAACGCCGCGCTGTGA
- a CDS encoding peptidase inhibitor family I36 protein has translation MRITPRALAVPLAALAAALLPTAATAATARAADGYDRCPADHYCVFSGLDGTGDMIALTGSTPDLAALGMNDRAKSDWNRTTSTIYLWSEANYTGCTATTSAGPTGKGNFSPDYRDFFSSVRFDGPGGRSCGTPLGEDG, from the coding sequence ATGAGGATCACGCCGCGCGCCCTGGCCGTGCCGCTGGCGGCACTCGCCGCCGCCCTGCTGCCCACCGCCGCCACCGCCGCCACCGCCCGGGCGGCCGACGGCTACGACCGCTGCCCCGCCGACCACTACTGCGTGTTCTCGGGCCTGGACGGCACCGGCGACATGATCGCGCTCACCGGCAGCACGCCCGACCTCGCCGCACTCGGGATGAACGATCGCGCCAAATCCGACTGGAACCGCACCACTTCGACCATCTACCTGTGGTCGGAGGCGAACTACACCGGCTGTACGGCCACGACCTCCGCCGGCCCGACCGGCAAGGGCAACTTCTCCCCGGACTACCGCGACTTCTTCAGCTCCGTGCGTTTCGACGGCCCGGGCGGCCGGAGCTGCGGCACCCCGCTCGGCGAAGACGGCTGA
- a CDS encoding PEP-utilizing enzyme, with the protein MGSRSGGAGDSAPYVVRLDEVITGDAASASPTTGETIGRKAAALARAGSSGLPVLPGVVVTVAGAAAPPGTHRAQLAAAVAALPEPWIVRSSSPHEDGENASQAGHFLSVRDVVRADPVRIPDAAHTGGEFARLFAAVDAVVASGDGAPMAVLVQPQREFDISGVLFGVDPVTGRPGTVVAATAGSPEGLVSGTEDGTLLTLGPRGTLKREGTRVRRLFGFAAGQLGRSLARLARDAAELFGRPQDIEWGWTEHGGLILLQSRPVTKIAAAVPDDAVVLGAGPLAETFPAPLWPLEEDLWLPPLSAGLEAALRRSGAAGTRRPRRPEPAHAHPDPWNTATALVRSVGGQPVVPLRVFGVEPLGGKPSRRLTALLDPRPGLRRLRVAWSVGGLRAVLPAIAADLVRETDALLVGVPPAHDLTDAQLVGVLRQSGPLLTALHEHEALMGMVMRDKEEPTTAVGVALRLLAVSDRPADELVREEPVLLALVPPSIAAPVWPETAHTPPPAAHGVPTPADPRDRPAAGVLREALRLRARWTQELQATAVREIAARLVAQGRLADPDAVRALRLDELLALLREPTRAWHQPADRTPPPTPLPTAFRIAEDGTPVALVARPGRRRGTAGAGLHGQGASAGRATGTVVHDPAELDGLPERQGVLVVRTLAPGLAATLPRLGGLIAETGSPLSHLAILAREHGVPAVVAAHGALDVLAPGDTVLVDGRTGVVETPTDTPAAPPAPTKNAARAEPAAPDTREAA; encoded by the coding sequence ATGGGGAGCCGGTCCGGCGGTGCGGGAGACAGCGCACCCTACGTGGTCCGGCTCGACGAGGTGATCACCGGCGACGCGGCCTCAGCGTCGCCGACCACCGGGGAGACGATCGGGCGCAAAGCCGCCGCCCTTGCCCGCGCCGGGAGTTCGGGGCTGCCGGTGCTGCCCGGCGTGGTCGTGACGGTCGCGGGGGCCGCCGCCCCGCCGGGCACCCACCGCGCGCAACTGGCCGCCGCCGTCGCGGCGTTGCCCGAGCCGTGGATCGTCCGCTCCTCCTCGCCGCACGAGGACGGCGAGAACGCCTCGCAGGCGGGCCACTTCCTGTCGGTACGCGACGTGGTCCGCGCCGACCCCGTGCGCATCCCCGACGCGGCGCACACCGGGGGAGAGTTCGCCCGCCTGTTCGCCGCCGTCGACGCGGTCGTCGCCTCGGGCGACGGCGCCCCCATGGCGGTACTCGTCCAGCCGCAGCGCGAATTCGACATATCCGGCGTGCTGTTCGGCGTCGACCCGGTGACCGGCCGACCCGGCACCGTGGTCGCCGCGACCGCCGGATCACCCGAAGGCCTGGTCTCCGGAACCGAGGACGGCACCCTCCTCACGCTCGGCCCGCGCGGCACCCTCAAGCGCGAAGGGACGCGCGTACGCCGCCTGTTCGGCTTCGCCGCCGGGCAACTCGGCCGCTCCCTCGCGCGCCTCGCCCGCGACGCGGCGGAACTCTTCGGCAGGCCGCAGGACATCGAATGGGGCTGGACCGAACACGGCGGGCTCATCCTGCTCCAGTCCCGCCCCGTCACCAAAATCGCGGCGGCCGTTCCCGACGACGCCGTGGTCCTGGGCGCCGGGCCCCTCGCGGAGACCTTCCCCGCACCGCTGTGGCCGCTGGAGGAAGACCTGTGGCTGCCACCGCTCAGCGCCGGCCTCGAAGCCGCGCTGCGCCGCTCCGGCGCCGCCGGGACACGGCGCCCCCGCCGCCCCGAACCCGCGCACGCCCACCCCGACCCCTGGAACACCGCCACGGCGCTCGTCCGCTCCGTCGGCGGCCAACCGGTCGTCCCCCTGCGGGTCTTCGGTGTGGAACCCCTCGGGGGAAAACCGTCCCGACGCCTCACCGCGCTGCTCGACCCGCGCCCGGGCCTGCGCCGCCTGCGCGTCGCCTGGTCCGTCGGCGGACTGCGCGCCGTACTCCCCGCGATCGCCGCGGACCTGGTGCGTGAGACCGACGCCCTCCTCGTCGGCGTCCCGCCCGCACACGACCTCACGGACGCCCAACTCGTCGGCGTCCTGCGGCAGTCCGGCCCGCTCCTCACCGCACTGCACGAACACGAGGCGCTGATGGGCATGGTGATGCGCGACAAGGAGGAACCCACCACCGCCGTCGGGGTCGCGCTGCGCCTGCTGGCCGTCTCCGATCGCCCCGCCGACGAACTCGTCCGCGAGGAACCGGTTCTCCTCGCACTGGTCCCGCCGTCGATCGCCGCCCCCGTCTGGCCCGAGACCGCACACACCCCGCCGCCCGCCGCCCACGGCGTCCCCACCCCCGCGGACCCGCGCGACCGACCCGCCGCCGGCGTGCTGCGCGAAGCCCTGCGCCTGCGCGCCCGCTGGACCCAGGAACTCCAGGCGACCGCCGTACGCGAGATCGCCGCGCGCCTCGTCGCGCAAGGACGCCTGGCCGACCCGGACGCGGTCCGCGCCCTCAGACTCGACGAACTCCTCGCCCTGCTCCGCGAACCCACCCGCGCCTGGCACCAACCCGCCGACCGCACGCCCCCGCCCACACCGCTGCCCACCGCCTTCCGCATCGCCGAGGACGGCACCCCGGTCGCCCTCGTCGCCCGCCCCGGACGCCGCCGCGGCACCGCCGGCGCGGGCCTCCACGGCCAAGGCGCCTCGGCCGGCCGCGCGACCGGCACCGTCGTCCACGACCCGGCGGAACTCGACGGCCTCCCCGAGCGCCAAGGCGTCCTCGTCGTCCGCACCCTCGCCCCGGGCCTCGCGGCGACCCTGCCGCGCCTGGGCGGCCTGATCGCCGAGACCGGCAGCCCCCTCTCCCACCTCGCCATCCTGGCGCGCGAACACGGCGTCCCCGCCGTCGTGGCCGCCCACGGCGCGCTCGACGTCCTCGCACCGGGCGACACCGTGCTCGTCGACGGACGCACCGGCGTCGTCGAGACCCCGACCGACACCCCCGCCGCGCCGCCCGCACCCACGAAGAACGCGGCCCGCGCCGAACCCGCGGCGCCCGACACCCGGGAGGCGGCGTGA
- the gndA gene encoding NADP-dependent phosphogluconate dehydrogenase has translation MHSSAQIGVTGLGVMGRNLARNFARHGYAVAVHNRTESRTRALMDEYGGEGTFVAAAGPEEFVASLERPRRLMIMVNAGPATDAVIDEFAPLLEPGDIMIDGGNAHFADTRRREAALRARGIHFVGTGVSGGEEGALNGPSIMVGGSTEAYAAVGPILEAVAARVDGDPCCTHVGADGAGHFVKMAHNGIEYADMQLIAEAYDLLRHAGGYTPAEIADIFRTWNQGRLDSYLIEITAEVLAHTDADTGRPFLDIVADAAGQKGTGRWTVQTALDLGSPVTAIAQATFARVASAQPALRTAYRGLSGGIVPELSRSEAERFATQVEYALYASKIIAYDQGWKMIQDGAAEYGWTIDLAAIAAIWRGGCIIRAAFLDRIRAAYTAQPDLVSLLDEKEFLEEITDAQVPWREIVAGAARRGIPAPAFSAALAYYDTLRAARLPAALVQGQRDYFGAHTYQRTDRPGTFHTHWSEPGRPETPA, from the coding sequence ATGCACAGTTCCGCGCAGATCGGCGTCACCGGACTCGGCGTCATGGGCCGCAACCTGGCCCGCAACTTCGCCCGCCACGGCTACGCCGTCGCCGTCCACAACCGCACGGAGTCCCGCACCCGCGCCCTCATGGACGAATACGGCGGCGAAGGCACGTTCGTCGCCGCCGCCGGCCCCGAGGAGTTCGTCGCGTCCCTCGAACGCCCCCGCCGTCTGATGATCATGGTGAACGCGGGCCCGGCCACCGACGCCGTCATCGACGAATTCGCCCCGCTCCTCGAACCCGGCGACATCATGATCGACGGCGGCAACGCCCACTTCGCCGACACCCGCCGCCGCGAGGCCGCCCTGCGCGCACGAGGCATCCACTTCGTCGGCACCGGCGTCTCCGGCGGCGAGGAAGGCGCCCTCAACGGCCCGTCGATCATGGTCGGCGGATCCACCGAGGCCTACGCCGCCGTCGGCCCGATCCTGGAAGCCGTCGCCGCCCGCGTCGACGGCGACCCCTGCTGCACCCACGTCGGCGCCGACGGAGCCGGACACTTCGTCAAAATGGCGCACAACGGCATCGAGTACGCCGACATGCAGCTCATCGCCGAGGCCTACGACCTCCTCCGCCACGCCGGGGGCTACACCCCCGCCGAGATCGCGGACATCTTCCGCACCTGGAACCAGGGCAGGCTGGACTCCTACCTCATCGAGATCACCGCCGAAGTCCTCGCGCACACCGACGCCGACACCGGACGCCCGTTCCTCGACATCGTCGCCGACGCCGCCGGCCAGAAAGGCACCGGCCGCTGGACCGTGCAGACCGCGCTCGACCTCGGCTCCCCGGTCACCGCGATCGCCCAGGCCACCTTCGCCCGCGTCGCCTCCGCGCAGCCCGCGCTGCGCACCGCGTACCGGGGGCTGTCCGGCGGCATCGTGCCCGAACTCAGCCGCAGCGAGGCCGAACGCTTCGCCACCCAGGTCGAGTACGCCCTCTACGCGTCGAAGATCATCGCGTACGACCAGGGATGGAAGATGATCCAGGACGGCGCCGCCGAATACGGCTGGACCATCGACCTCGCCGCGATCGCCGCCATCTGGCGCGGCGGCTGCATCATCCGCGCGGCCTTCCTCGACCGCATCCGCGCCGCGTACACCGCCCAACCCGACCTGGTGAGCCTGCTCGACGAGAAGGAATTCCTGGAGGAGATCACCGACGCCCAGGTGCCCTGGCGCGAAATCGTCGCCGGTGCCGCTCGCAGAGGCATCCCCGCCCCCGCCTTCTCCGCCGCGCTGGCCTACTACGACACCCTCCGCGCCGCCCGGCTCCCGGCCGCACTCGTGCAAGGCCAACGCGACTACTTCGGCGCCCACACCTACCAGCGCACGGACCGCCCCGGCACGTTCCACACCCATTGGTCGGAGCCGGGCCGCCCCGAGACACCGGCCTGA